CTGTGTGTATATGATTGTACTTTAAAGCACAGCGATGTTTAACTTGGTCATTTGGATATGGATATTTTTTTTATCTACTGATTATGTATCGCTTGgctagctactccctccgttcctaaatataagtctttttagagatttgaatatggactacatacggatgtatatagacatattttataGTGTAGTTTTATTCATTTTACTCCTAGCTGCTGAATTCATTTGAATTATTTCTGGTCTATGCTAAACACAATATATATCTGCTCATGGATCATTTTGGCTACCTTCTTTCGTTATATAGATGGAAGAAGTCAAGGAATCTCCAGTTCAACCAACAGCAATCACACCTCAAACGACTGTCTCGAGTGGAACAGCTGAATTCCAGCCGCATGGGACTCCCATGTTTGCTGTTGGATCTCATAGGACTCCACCAGCTGCTGCAGCCTCGCCTGCTACTGTCCCAGTAACTTCTACCTCTGTAATGGCCTTGAAACAGCATGGATCATCTCCTGTAAAGCCAGTTACTAACCATTCAGTTGTTGCACTATCCCATACTGGTCAACCACATGTTAAGTCAGAAAGAGGTGTTAATGGTCCTTTGAATTTAACACGAGGTACTGCTCCATCATCTTGTCTACAGCATTTCATTCTTTAAGTAAACACTTGATGTTTTTAGCTCATGAATACCATTCTTTCTAGAGTGTAGATTAAATGCTGTAACATGTTTGCTTGGTTCTGGAACAATGTCTTGCTTTTGCCTATGATTTTACATAAATGTTTTGTATTGTCAACTCCTTAAATATGATGGGTATGGATAACTGAAACTGTCTAGCTACTCTTCATATAGAATTTAAAACTTTGCTCGAGAATTATTCCTAAAGGTGCTTTCGTACTCAGTTTCACACTATTACTTCCTCTCATGTCTAAAAATAATCTTGGTATGTGTGATTGTTTTTGGTTTTCCTAGCCCAGAAACTAATTTGGCTGTGTTGCCCACTGCTGCAGCGACTGTTGGCCACTTGAACAAACCGTTTCACGATACATCTGCTAGGTCCAATTCAAATGCCGCTGCGAGTAACAATCAGGTCGTGAAAAATCAGGACACAAAGGTAGCGGCAGTTCAAGCTGTGACCGTAAACCCTGTTATGGGGCATCAGGCTACACCAGGGACAGCGTCTTCTGTTACTGCAAAACCTATTTTTGCCAACCACAATGCAATAGCGAAAAGTGTTCAAAATGTTCTGCAACAACCTGCTAATCATCCTAGCTGGACTCCACCATCAACTGAGTATATGCAAGCTCGTTTGGACTGCCAAATATGCAAAGTTGCTATCATGGATGCAAACAGTTTGCTTGTTTGTGATGCTTGTGAGAGGGGAGCACACTTGAAGTGCCTTCAGCATTATGGTAACAAAGGTATTCCTATAGCTGACTGGCATTGTCCAACATGTGTAGCACAGAGCAAGGGTAAACCCCTTCCACCAAAATATGGCAAGGTCACAAGAACTGTTGTAACATCACAGTCTGGTCCACCTGTTGGTGGAACACAGTTTTCTGTTCAGCGAGTGGGGGGAAATACGGTTGCAAAGGGAAATCACCAAGCGCTTGCTACAAATGGAAACATTATCAAGCCAAACTCCATGAAAACTGGTAACACTGTAAAAAACAGTCCTGTATTGGCTCTGAATGCTGCTACTGATCTCTCGCAATCACAAGCAGTTTCTATCTCCGGGCCTGCAAAAGTAAATGCTAATAATGCTGAAACCTCCTCTAATGATATGGAATGGAATGAGCAATCATGCAGCAGTACAGGATGCGAACTCACTGCTGGTAGTGAATTATCTTTGCACTCTGTGGATTCACCCAATGATACCGTTCACGGGCAGCAATCTACAGTCACTTCTAGGGCAAATTGTCCAGATAATTCTTCTGCTATTGCTGCTGATACGAAGATCAAGTCTGAAGCACAGTCCGAAGCCCTGGGCGGAGCTGTGAAAATGGTTGATAAAAATGTGACACCTGTGGATCAAGCAAGCAATATTGGCAGTGAACATAATAAGGGGACTCAAGCAACCTCTGAGCCAGAGCTAGATACAGAGAACGATGTGGATATTACTAACACAGAAAAACCAATAGATCAAGGTAGCGCTGTTGTTGTGGAAGGGAAAGTCCACACTGAAGCAAACTCTGAACCACATACAATCAATGATGTAGAGATGACTACCAGCACTGGAATCACCATAGGTCAAAGCAGCAACATTGCTATAGAAGGAAAAATCGCTGTTGAAGATAATACTGGAACTCGGGCAACCTCTGAGCCACAATTGATCGAAGATGTGGAAATGACATCagtaatggatgagaaaagcgaTGTTGGTATTGAAGAAAAGCCCCAATCTGAAGCGACATCTGTAGTCAAAGATGTGGAGATGACCATCGATGCTGGATTGGAAGCAGATCACACACAACTAGCAGATGGATCAACTGAAAATGGAGTAGGAGAACCTCGCCATGAAGAGGCATGCATAGATAAGTCTAACTTCAGCGAAATGTCAGATCATCATACCAACCATCAGTTAATTCCAAATGGGGTGCTACCAGCCACAGATGAAGCTTTATGCAGTCAGGAGACTAAGGAGGGTCACCTTGTGGGTTGCAGTGTGGCCCTAAGAGAAGACAACAACTAGATTCAGATATTAGGTTGCATCCAATTTACTTTTGCAGGTACGTTTCTAATCCAACCAGTTATTAACTTATCATAATAAATATGTTTTAGTCATAGTGGAAAATTTACTCAAAATTGGCTGTTTCTATAGCTGATTTAGAATCTTATGATGCAACTGTGGCCTAACTGAATCCTCATGGTCCAGTATGTGCTTCACAGATGAGACCTAGTGTAGCAAACAAATGTCATACCCCCATCGGCCTTTTCAAATTGTAATTGCTAAACCCTTTCAGATATAGCAATTTGTACCTGACCTTATGTTTAATCTTCAACAGATGGGGGGCATGAAGGATGCACCAGTAGATCAGCTAGCATCAGTGATTAGCCATGCTCTCTTCATTCTCCTGGATCACCTATTTAGATTTATTAGTGATGGACAACCATTTTCGTCGAGGTTTGTTCTGCACCCCGACCTCTCTTAAAATCCTTCTATCTGTGTTCTTGACTGGTTTGCCCCTTGAATGAAACACGCTCATCAGATAGGTTATTATTACACGAGTTTGTCGGCATCGCCCAGCTCATTCTTCATTTCTGCTGACACGGGTTTCCCTTGAATTTATGCAGATGCCCGGAGCTTCTTGGTGCCTCGTGAGGTTGTTGTACTTGCGTTTCTAGTTAGCTGATTCGTTCTGTTGCTCCGTGTTAATCTGCGATGCTGTAATTAGACATGCTTTGACTGGGGACTGAATCGTTTGCGTCATAATAATGACATTTGCCGTCATGATCAACTTGTGCCAAGGAGACGAGAGCTTTACCTTGACTGCATCCATGCGAAGGTGATGAAATGAACCAAAGTGAAAACACCGCAATGTTATATTAGTACAACTCGTCTGACATTGAGCTATGAAGTGAGTCGCTACCTGTACTAGCGAATTGTTGTTGCAACATGGGCATCCATAATCTAATGGTTAAACATTAATCATGTCTGACATAAaccttatactccctccgtttcaaaatagatgactcaactttgtactaaagttagtagaaagctgagtcatctattttggaacggagggagtacctatCATATTCTAGTTTTTGGTAATTTAATTTTTGAGTATGAGTAAGTGAAGGCTAAGAAGCTTTTTGATTTAGTTGAGGTTTTGGTAAGATATGATTTGATTTAGGTATGGGTAGGGGAAGgcttttttttttttgattttgCTAAGGTTTTGATAAAATTTGATTTGATTGATTTATAATACATGACGTACACATAGGTTGCCACACATATGCGTATAATCATGGCGTTCCCCATCATAACCCGATCAAACACAGCACGATCGTCGCATTCATGCACCCAGGAACAGAAAGCACCACACGGAGACCAGACACAACGCACGGCGCACCAGCGGTACCACAGCTTGGGTGCCACTCgacgcgggcggcgcgggcgccGCTGCGGCAGCTCGGTCCACCGACCGCGGCGACACCGACACTGTAGCCCGCACGTCGACCCGCAGCTTCAGCCCGCCCTTGCACTTGGCGGGGTCTGCGCTGAGGAAATACCTCGTGCCTTCGTCGTCGAGGCCTACCCTAACCCTGCTGAGCCCGTCCGTGTACGTTCTGATGGGGTCGCCGGCCTCGCACGGCTCGAACTCCGCCTCGCCGGCGACCTCCGCCGCCTCATACGCAAACCCTGAGATCGACAGGCGAAGTTATCGTTTAACTGAAATATGCCGTGTGGGATGGACTTACAGAGTGTGTCCCCGACCGTGAAGAGCCTGCCCGCCGACCAGGCAAGGACGTCGGAGGCCACGGCCCAGCCCGGGTCGCCTCCGACGACGTGGTGGACGGCAGCAGCGGGTGCGGTCCTGCGACGTGTTGATGCATGGCAGCGGCCAGAAACAAAATGCCGGCGGCGGCCGCCCGGTGGCTCGTAGCGGAGACGAAAGACATGATGTGTGGTAAGACGAAGAGCGACACACGATGAAACGAGTCATTTGCAATACTTGGTTGGCTATAAAGGGAGCTGTCTCGAACAACCAGTCCAGTACTCCAGCCACGAGAACGGTAGGTTGTGTAGCTTGcggcgtgtttggttgcccgcatgcaGCCCAACCAGCCCCGCGCGGGATGTGCGTGGCCTGTTTGGTTGCCTGGACTGCATGCGGTTTGTGGCCCGCACGGATCTTAAAGCAGGCCGCAGCTTGGCCCGGTGGAAACTGCCGACTCGCGAGCCTGGATCGGCGCGGCCACGCGTGCGAGGTAGTTGCACGCCTCGGGCAGCGCGGGAGACGGAGGGGACGTCTCATAATTCGCCCCACTCTCCTGCCACCGCCCCAGTCGCCCTGTTCCCACCGCTCCCTCTCTTCCTCACCgcccctccctctcctctcctctgaTGGCTCCGCTTCGCCCACCGCCACGCCGTCCTCTGACCCCGTCGATCAGCGCATCGCCAGCATCCAGGAGCGCTGGCTGGCCGGGCTCCAGAACTCGGGCCGAGACCTGGCGTCGGCGCTGCGAGCGCCGTCCCCCATCTGCTGCCGGCCACCACAAGCGTCGGCCAATGCGGTGCCGGCCGTTCCTGCTCCGCCGCCGATTCCGGACCTCGTGGTCTGGGCTCGGCGCCGGCGCCGTCCACGGAGCCGCCGCTTCTTGGGACCCCATTGGGCAGGGGGGTTTTCTTGACCCCCGTTCAAGGGTTTTCTGGTGTCGGCGGGGCGTCCTCCTCGACCTCCGGCATGGCGATGAGCACGGGGCCGATGCCGTAGGCCGTCGCCAGGGCCGGCTCCTGCTCTGCTCCGCCGCCTCTCTTCTTCCCGCCGGGGTTTTCACCCCGGCCTCGATTCGTTGCGACTGCGCGTGCTCCGGTGAGTCAAACCCCCTCAATGCTTGCTCGTAGATGTAGATTAAGGGTTTATTTCTTAGGCATGTGCTAGTAGTTAGTGGATTCGATAGGATTAGATAGGATTCGAGTAGATCCGATTGGATGCGATCCCAATCGAATCCAATCGGACCGATCTATTCTTGTTTCGTACAGTGTGTGTCCTAGGATAATTTTCTTCTGCTACTGCTAGTGTGTTCTAGGATCTGTGTTCATGCTAGAATCCCCAATGGTAGTGTGCTTTGCTAGGATCTGTGTTCATGGTAGGGTCTTGCTAGGATGTGTGTTcatgctgttggaaatatgccctagaggcaataataaattggttattattattatatttccttgttcatgataatcgtttattatccatgctagaattgtattaataggaaactcagatacatgtgtggatacatagacaacaccatgtccctagtaagcctctagttgactagctcgttgatcaatagatggttacggtttcctgaccatggacattggatgtcgttgataacgggatcacatcattaggagaatgatgtgatggacaagacccaatcctaagcctagcaaaagatcgtgtagttcgtctgctaaagcttttctaatgtcaagtatcatttccttagaccatgagattgtgcaactcccggataccgtaggaatgctttgggtgtaccaaacgtcacaacgtaactgggtggctataaaggtgcactacaggtatctctgaaagtgtctgttgggttggcacgaatcgagactgggatttgtcactccgtgtaaacggagaggtatctctgggcccactcggtaggacatcatcataatgtgcacaatgtgaccaaggagttgatcatgggatgatgtgttacggaacgagtaaagagacttgccggtaacgagattgaacaaggtatcggtataccgacgatcgaatctcgggcaagtaacataccgattgacaaagggaattgcatacgggattgattgaatccccgacatcgtggttcatccgatgagatcatcgtggaacatgtgggagccaacatgggtatccagatcccgctgttggttattggccggagaacgtcacggtcatgtctgcatggttcccgaacccgtcgggtctacacacttaaggttcgatgacgctagggttatagggaataatatacgtggttactgaatgttgttcggagtcccggatgagatcccggacatcacgaggagttccggaatggtccggaggtaaagatttatatatgggaagtcctgttttggtcaccggaaaaatttcgggtgctatcggtaacgtaccgggaccaccgggagggtcccgggggtccaccaggtggggccaccggccccagagggctgcgtgggccaagtgtgggaagagaccagcccctaggtgggctggtgcgcctcccacaaggggcccagggcgcaggaaaggggggaagggggaaaccctaggctcagatgggcctaaggcccatctagttgggcgcccccctctctccccccctttggctgccccaagtcccatctagggctggccgcaccctttgggggggaaccctagatgggggcgtagcccctccccctcccctatatatattgggggttttggggctgccatacacatgagaacACATCTCCCTCatagcgcagccctacccctcttcctcctcctctcccgcggtgcttggcgaagccctgcaggattgccacgctcctccaccaccaccacaccgtcgtgctgctgctggacggagtcttccccaacctctcactctctccttgctggatcaaggcgtgggagacgtcaccgggctgcacgtgtgttgaacgcggaggcaccgttcttcggtgcttagatcggaatcaaccgcgatctgaatcgctacgagtacgactccttcatccgcgttcttgcaacgcttccgcatcgcgatctacaagggtatgtagatgcactccccttcccttcgttgctagattactccatagacgatcttggtgatgcgtagaaaattttgaatttctgctacgttccccaacagtggcatcatgagctaggtctatgcgtagtttctatgcacgagtagaacacaaagtagttgtgggcgtcgattttgtcaatttacttgcctttactagtcttatcttgattcggcggcatcgtgggatgaagcggcccggaccgaccttacgcgtacacttacgtgagacaggttccaccgactgacatgcactagttgcataaggtggctagcgggtgtctgtatctcccactttagtcggatcggattcgatgaaaagggtccttatgaagggtaaatagaaattggcatatcacgttgtggcttttgcgtaggtaagaaacgttcttgctagaatcccataacagccacgtaaaacatgcaacaacaattagaggacgtctaacttgtttttgcagggtatgctttgtgatgtgatatggccaaaaggatgtgatgaatgatatatgtgatgtatgagattgatcatgttcttgtaataggaatcacgacttgcatgtcgatgagtatgacaaccggcaggagccataggagttgtcttaatttattgtatgacctgcgtgtcaatgaaaaacgccatgtaattactttactttattgctaaccattagccatagtagtagaagtaatagttggcgagacaacttcatgaagacacgatgatggagatcatgatgatggagatcatggtgtcatgccggtgacgaaggtgatcatgccgcgcctcaaagatggagatcaaaggcgcaagatgatattggccatatcacgtcactttatgagttgcatgtgatgtttatcatgtttacatcttatttgcttagaacgacggtagcataaataagatgatccctcactaaaatttcatgagacgtgttccccctaactgtgcaccattgcgaaggttcgttgtttcgaagcaccacatgatgatcgggtgtgatagattctaacgttcgaatataacgggtgttgacgagcctagcatgtacagacatggcctcggaacacatgcgaaacacttaggttgacttgacgagcctagcatgtacagacatggcctcggaacacaagagatcgaaaggtcgaacatgagtcgtatagtagatgcgatcaacatggagatgttcaccgatgatgactagtccgtctcacgtgatgatcggacacggcctagtttgactcggatcatgtatcacttagatgactagagggatgtctatctgagtgggagttcattaaataatcagatgaacttaattatcatgaacatagtcaaaaggtctttgcaaattatgtcatagcttgcgctttagttctactaagatatgttcctagagaaaatttagttgaaagttgatagtagcaattatgcggactgggtccgtaaactgaggattgtcctcattgctgcacagaaggcttatgtccttaatgcaccgctcggtgtgctgaacctcagcgtcgtctgtagatgttgcggaacatctgacatacacgttttgatgactacgtgatagttcagtgcgtaatgctaacggtttagaattgtggcaccaaagacgtttttgaaacgtcgcagaacatatgagatgttccgaagactgaaattgagatttcagactagtgcccacgtcaagaggtatgagacctctgacaagtttcttaagcctgcaaactaaaggagaaaagctcaatcattgagcatgtgctcagattgtctgagtactacaatcacttgaatcgagtgggagttaatcttccagatgagatagtgatggttctccatagtcactgccaccaagctattagagcttcgtgatgaactataacatatcagggatagacatgatgatccttgagcaactcgcgatgtttgacaccgcgaaagtagaaatcaagaaggagcatcaattgttgatggttagtaaaaccactagtttctagaagggcaagggcaaaagggatacttcatgaaacagcaaatcatttgctgctctagtgaagaatcccaaggttgaacccaaacccgagactaagtgcttctgtaatgaggggaacggtcactgaagcagaactaccctagatacttggtagatgagaaggcaggcaaggtcgacaggagtatattggatatacattatatgaatgtgtactttactagtactcctagcagcaccggGGTATTAggtaccggttcggttgctaagtgttagtaactcaaaataaaagctgcggaataaacggagactagctaaaggtgagatgatgatatgtgttggaagtgtttccaaggttgatgtgatcaagcatcgcatgctccctctaccatcgagattggtgttaaacctaaataattgttatttggtgttagcgttgagcataaacatgattggattatgtttgtcgcaatacggttattcattttaaggagaataatggttactctgtttatttgaataataccttcaatggtcttgcacctaaaatgaatctcaatcgcagtgatacacatgttcgtgccaaaagatataaaatagtgatgatagtaccacatacttgtggcactgccatttgagtcatattggtatagaccgcatgaagaagctccatgtagatggatctttggactcactcgtttttgaaaagattgagacatgcaaaccatgtctattggtatatatgcatgaagaaactccatgcagatggatcgtttggactcacttgagacatgcaaatcataccacatgggcaagatgactgaaaggcctcgttttcagtaagatggaacaagagagcaacttgttggaagtaatacatttgat
The sequence above is a segment of the Aegilops tauschii subsp. strangulata cultivar AL8/78 chromosome 6, Aet v6.0, whole genome shotgun sequence genome. Coding sequences within it:
- the LOC109779047 gene encoding uncharacterized protein isoform X2 — its product is MEEVKESPVQPTAITPQTTVSSGTAEFQPHGTPMFAVGSHRTPPAAAASPATVPVTSTSVMALKQHGSSPVKPVTNHSVVALSHTGQPHVKSERGVNGPLNLTRATVGHLNKPFHDTSARSNSNAAASNNQVVKNQDTKVAAVQAVTVNPVMGHQATPGTASSVTAKPIFANHNAIAKSVQNVLQQPANHPSWTPPSTEYMQARLDCQICKVAIMDANSLLVCDACERGAHLKCLQHYGNKGIPIADWHCPTCVAQSKGKPLPPKYGKVTRTVVTSQSGPPVGGTQFSVQRVGGNTVAKGNHQALATNGNIIKPNSMKTGNTVKNSPVLALNAATDLSQSQAVSISGPAKVNANNAETSSNDMEWNEQSCSSTGCELTAGSELSLHSVDSPNDTVHGQQSTVTSRANCPDNSSAIAADTKIKSEAQSEALGGAVKMVDKNVTPVDQASNIGSEHNKGTQATSEPELDTENDVDITNTEKPIDQGSAVVVEGKVHTEANSEPHTINDVEMTTSTGITIGQSSNIAIEGKIAVEDNTGTRATSEPQLIEDVEMTSVMDEKSDVGIEEKPQSEATSVVKDVEMTIDAGLEADHTQLADGSTENGVGEPRHEEACIDKSNFSEMSDHHTNHQLIPNGVLPATDEALCSQETKEGHLVGCSVALREDNN
- the LOC109779047 gene encoding uncharacterized protein isoform X1 yields the protein MGDAAAASPRAAPAKRRRGDDGAGMRRVAEIVMVLAAAGEMRGGRDPTAAERALAAEARERLAAAVAGGATRPKDLFPGEAVRAVVEDLGLNRAKDPAAMGFRPPKASIADRLSLTKRKMEEVKESPVQPTAITPQTTVSSGTAEFQPHGTPMFAVGSHRTPPAAAASPATVPVTSTSVMALKQHGSSPVKPVTNHSVVALSHTGQPHVKSERGVNGPLNLTRATVGHLNKPFHDTSARSNSNAAASNNQVVKNQDTKVAAVQAVTVNPVMGHQATPGTASSVTAKPIFANHNAIAKSVQNVLQQPANHPSWTPPSTEYMQARLDCQICKVAIMDANSLLVCDACERGAHLKCLQHYGNKGIPIADWHCPTCVAQSKGKPLPPKYGKVTRTVVTSQSGPPVGGTQFSVQRVGGNTVAKGNHQALATNGNIIKPNSMKTGNTVKNSPVLALNAATDLSQSQAVSISGPAKVNANNAETSSNDMEWNEQSCSSTGCELTAGSELSLHSVDSPNDTVHGQQSTVTSRANCPDNSSAIAADTKIKSEAQSEALGGAVKMVDKNVTPVDQASNIGSEHNKGTQATSEPELDTENDVDITNTEKPIDQGSAVVVEGKVHTEANSEPHTINDVEMTTSTGITIGQSSNIAIEGKIAVEDNTGTRATSEPQLIEDVEMTSVMDEKSDVGIEEKPQSEATSVVKDVEMTIDAGLEADHTQLADGSTENGVGEPRHEEACIDKSNFSEMSDHHTNHQLIPNGVLPATDEALCSQETKEGHLVGCSVALREDNN